TAGTATTCGAAGTTGAGCTTCTAAGTTTTAAAAAATAATTGAATTTATAATGAGGGGCCTAGTTTAGGCCCTTTTTTTTTGTAAAAATTTCACCCGAATGGAACACTACGTTATTTTCGTGTATAAAGCCCAAAACTAATTGGGGGAAAATATATGAAGATATTATCTAACGGACTAATTTGTTCGCTAATGCTACTTTCGACACCAGCATTTGCTGAGTGGGTTAAGAAAGGAACAAACTACTCTGATGTTAAAAATGTTAGAGTTTCAGATGTTGCAAGGTTTCGTGGAGAAATCGATTCTAAATTATCTCTATTTTCAAAATGGGCAGAAAAAAATACTGATGAATTATTTGTTGGGTTAAATGTTAAAGAAGTACACAATCTTTTTCTAACAGATTTCCCACAAAGAGATGGATCTAAGTTTAAGTATAAACTTGGTGCATTCATCGAATTAAAAGATAGCGAAGATCAGGCAGAGAAATTCTTCTTTGTTAATCTTGTTGCAACAGGTGACGAGCTTGAAGAGAGTGGAAGTAGAGTTAAAGGTGATGTTGAGATTTATCAAACATCTATTCGTGCACTAAAAGATACTTCGCTTTCTGTTGAAGTTGCTCTAGGAGCAAGAAAGGCAATCGTTAAAGACGATGCCCTTGGAATCAAAATGGTATTCCCACTTGGTGTCGGTGCGCTTGATGAGAACGTTTTAAATGAGGGTGTTTCTATTATTACACCAAGATTTAAAAATGGCGTACTTGATAAGCGTTATGCAATGTATGAAAGAAAAATGCCAAGATACTATATGGGTAAACCATTCATCCGTTTATTGTCTCAAGAAGATCCTAAAGAAGGTTTCACTGGGATTGGATTTCACGCACAACCAAATGGTGATGATTTCATCCGTGCTTTTGATAGTCATGGTTGTATGAGGATGCTTGATGCTGACCTTTATACAATGTATTGGTTAGTGACTGAGTCTGCTACTGGGAAAACTCCAATTGTTGTTAATTTTAATTTAGCAGATAAGTCAGAGCACCCATTTCCAAAGAGAGATAAGCCATATAAACGAGTTTTAAACACTGGTTCAGCTGCATCTCCTGACTTTGCTCTTGATATCGATGACCTAGTTCAACTTCAGTATAACTATAAAGCGGAAGCACCAATTTCTGAATTTAAAGACGATGTTGATGATGATGTTAATGTTCTTTTTGATTACGATATGTGGTGGAGAGTAAAAGAGAAGAGAGAAGGTAAGGTCGCTGCTTGTAAAGAGAGATTCAAGTTTGATGATAGCCAATTCAAAGTTGATTATACTCCATACAAGTTAAATATTAATGATTACGTTAATAACTGGATGACTGATAAAGAAAGAGCTAAGGCGATCAAAGAGTTTGAAAAAGATCAAAAGAAGAAAGATCGTGAGTATAAGCGTGAAGTAAAAGATATGGAAAAAAAATTAGCAAGAGCTAAGAAGCAAAATGCTGAAGATTATGATGACTGTATCAAGAATATTAGAAAGAAAAGATCACTGAAAGATAGATTATATCGTTGGTGGGTACACGGAAAGTAAGTTTGAAATTAAGGCCAGTTTAACTGGCCTTTTTTTTTAGTTAAATTCTATCCCAAGAGAAACAAGCGCCTGTGTAATATTTGTTCTTTGTTCCACACCGTCAGAAAATGTTTCCGTCGCAGAAATACTTTCAACTGTTCCTTCAATTAGAAAACTAAAACGTTTACTATATGGAATATCTACACCAAGAGTAAAGCTTGGAACTATTGAAGCAGTTCCTGTTTTTACTGATTCATTAAGTTGTGATTGCGTTTTTCCATAACCCAAAGAAAGGGAAGCGTATGGAGTTGCATCAAGTTCCCAAAAGTCATTAAAACGTGTTTGTAGGCCAACTGTTGCCATATATCTCTGCGAGCTAATTTCAAGATCAGGGCTACTTAAAGTTAGGACATCGTCGTCATAGCGAAATCCAACTTCATAGCGTAGAAAATCATTAAAAGCTTTTGTGTATTTAAATTTATAATTATTTCCAACGCGAGCACCATCGTTATTTTCTGACTCGGTTGTTGATTCACTTAGTCCTTGAGAAATACCACCAAGAATTTGAAATCTTCCTTCGTAGAGCTTTCCATACTTTTTAAGAAGTAGTTTTCGCTCTGTTTTTAGAATATTCTGGTACTCTTTGTCGCTGATCATGCGAGGAATTTCTGTCCATATTTTTTCGATAGAGTAGCTAACTGTTATTATGTCTCCACTTTCAAAAGAGACGGAAGCATTCTTATCTTCTAGTTCCCATTGTGAGAAGTCTCTAGAGACAGTGATGGCCTTCGCGACAACTGAGGTTGACTTATTACTAAAAAGAGAGCGTTGACCTTTGTATATTTGATCGGCCATTCCTTTTCTGATAACAAATGATTGAGCGCGGTTGTCGACTTTTTGAATGATGACAAGATTATTATTTTCAATTTCCTCAGCAAGAGTAACTTGAGATAATAAAAGAAGTGAAATCATCGTAAATATTTTCATCAATTCTATTTTATCTTTTGATCTATAAATTAACAAAAGGCAATTTTGTACTATTTTAATAAGTTGATAAATGCAGTCGGTTTAAAATAAATAAACTTTTATTTTTATAAGTCGAAATGTAGTTGATATGAAAACAATAGTACTTAATTCTTTATTACTTTCTACACTTATTTTCTCTTCGTGCGTAAAAGAGCCTAAAGGGAAAACCGCGACCGCTAAAGGACTTTTAGAAAAAGAAACAAATAGTCCTCCGGTCATTAGCACTGTAAGTGTGCCAACGAGTACTACCTTTCAAGTTACTGGAAAATATCTTGATGATTTAAGAAATGCGAAACTCGTACAGTCTGCAAATATATATGACTTACAAGTTGTTTCTAAAACTTCCACAACAGCGACTTTTTCAATATCTTCATCAGTAAGGCTTATCACTGATCTAATTTCGACTTTAGTTATATCTAATTCTTACGGCCAGGCGAGTACGCCAATTACTTTCATTATTAACGATGGAACTATAACGACAGCGAAGATCGCTGACGGCGCAGTTACTGCGGCTAAGCTAGATGATATGGGGGCGGTTGATGGTCAGGCCCTTATATATGATTCTGCTTCTTCAACATGGGCACCTGGAAATATTTCAGGATTGGACTTTCGTGGAACTTACCTTCCTCAAGCTGGGATCGAGCCAAATGTTTCCCCTAATAATGGTGATTTTTATGTTGTAACAACTTCAGTTTCAAATATAGATATTGATGGAGTGGGGACGAGAGCAATTGCTATTGACTATAACTCAGGAGATTGGATTGTTTATGATGGAATTAATGATAAATGGACTCGTCTAACTAATACGGCCAGTGGTAATTTCTTTCAAAGAAATGGAGTTGATCTCTTTTATACCGCAGGAGAAGTTGGAATAGGAACTGAAACACCTGTTAATTTGTTAACTCTTAGTGAGCCAACTCTTATGGGTAATAATAACGGAAAAGTTCTTAGCCTAACAGGTGGAACTGATACGGCGAATGCGAATTGGTCTCGTTCGATGACTTTTGGAATTAACGGCGTTGAACATGTTTATAGTGGTACTTATGGAAGTTCTGCTGGTGGAACTTCAACACTTTCATATTATTTCTTAAATGCTTCTAATCCAGGAAGTGCAACACCGTGGGCATCTCCTGATTTTGTTATCAGTAATATAGGTTATGTTGGTATTAATACTATTTCTCCTGGTTACGAACTTGATGTTAATGGTGTTGTAAATGCAACATCGTTCATTGGTGATGGTTCTCAATTAACAGGAATTACTTCTACAAATTCTCTAACAAATCCTGATACGACATTGATTTCTGCTGATAATAATGGTGATTCAACTGGAGAAATTTTATTTCAAACACAATCTTCAACAAAGGCTGTAATTACAAATGGTGGTAGTATGGGGATTGGAACAGCTACTCCAACTTCTCGTCTTGACGTTAGAAGTGTTGATGAAACTACGGCATCTATTTATTCTTATCAGACTAATGAAGCTGTTTTAAATCTTATTTCTAATTCTGGAGCTAATGAGGGAGCTGAAGCGCAAACGCTAGCTGGAAATGGATTAGGCTCAGTCAAATTCTCAGGTCATAATGGAACGAGTTTTCTTGAGGGGGCAAAGATCGCCTCGACGGCCACTGAAAATTGGACAGCAACCAATACAGGAACGAATCTATCATTTTATACAACAGCAACGGCAACAACAGGGGCCACTGAAAAAGTTAGAATTTCACACGATGGTAAAGTGGGTATTGGAATAACAGCCCCAACTGAAGCGCTCGATGTTGTTGGTAACTCGACATTCTCTGGTAATATTTCTGCCGGAGGTAGTGCAACTTTTGGTACAACTCTTTCTGTCTCTGGAGCAACTACTCTTGCAGGAGTAACTGCAACCGATATCGTGGTTGATACTAATCTTCTCTATACAGACTCAACTAATAATCGTGTTGGGATTGGAACGATTACACCTAATGCTTCGGTGATGATGCAAATTGCTGGTAGTTTAATGGTTGATGATTGTGTAGTTGATAGTGGAAGTTCGACAATTGCTGGTACTTGTTCTTCTGATGAGCGTTTTAAAAAAGATATTGAAGCTGTAGATGGGATCTGGTCTAAATTTAAGGAGCTTCGACTTGTTGAATACGGTTGGAGACAAGATGAGTTTCCGGAGAAACATTTCTCTGACCATCGTACAATGGGGGTTATAGCCCAGGAAGTACTAAGAGTTTTTCCTGATGCTGTTGTTACAGACGATGATGGCATGTATAAAGTTAATTACTCAAAACTTCAGATGTACTCGATGGGGGCTGTTGCA
The nucleotide sequence above comes from Bacteriovorax sp. Seq25_V. Encoded proteins:
- a CDS encoding L,D-transpeptidase, yielding MKILSNGLICSLMLLSTPAFAEWVKKGTNYSDVKNVRVSDVARFRGEIDSKLSLFSKWAEKNTDELFVGLNVKEVHNLFLTDFPQRDGSKFKYKLGAFIELKDSEDQAEKFFFVNLVATGDELEESGSRVKGDVEIYQTSIRALKDTSLSVEVALGARKAIVKDDALGIKMVFPLGVGALDENVLNEGVSIITPRFKNGVLDKRYAMYERKMPRYYMGKPFIRLLSQEDPKEGFTGIGFHAQPNGDDFIRAFDSHGCMRMLDADLYTMYWLVTESATGKTPIVVNFNLADKSEHPFPKRDKPYKRVLNTGSAASPDFALDIDDLVQLQYNYKAEAPISEFKDDVDDDVNVLFDYDMWWRVKEKREGKVAACKERFKFDDSQFKVDYTPYKLNINDYVNNWMTDKERAKAIKEFEKDQKKKDREYKREVKDMEKKLARAKKQNAEDYDDCIKNIRKKRSLKDRLYRWWVHGK
- a CDS encoding tail fiber domain-containing protein, which translates into the protein MKTIVLNSLLLSTLIFSSCVKEPKGKTATAKGLLEKETNSPPVISTVSVPTSTTFQVTGKYLDDLRNAKLVQSANIYDLQVVSKTSTTATFSISSSVRLITDLISTLVISNSYGQASTPITFIINDGTITTAKIADGAVTAAKLDDMGAVDGQALIYDSASSTWAPGNISGLDFRGTYLPQAGIEPNVSPNNGDFYVVTTSVSNIDIDGVGTRAIAIDYNSGDWIVYDGINDKWTRLTNTASGNFFQRNGVDLFYTAGEVGIGTETPVNLLTLSEPTLMGNNNGKVLSLTGGTDTANANWSRSMTFGINGVEHVYSGTYGSSAGGTSTLSYYFLNASNPGSATPWASPDFVISNIGYVGINTISPGYELDVNGVVNATSFIGDGSQLTGITSTNSLTNPDTTLISADNNGDSTGEILFQTQSSTKAVITNGGSMGIGTATPTSRLDVRSVDETTASIYSYQTNEAVLNLISNSGANEGAEAQTLAGNGLGSVKFSGHNGTSFLEGAKIASTATENWTATNTGTNLSFYTTATATTGATEKVRISHDGKVGIGITAPTEALDVVGNSTFSGNISAGGSATFGTTLSVSGATTLAGVTATDIVVDTNLLYTDSTNNRVGIGTITPNASVMMQIAGSLMVDDCVVDSGSSTIAGTCSSDERFKKDIEAVDGIWSKFKELRLVEYGWRQDEFPEKHFSDHRTMGVIAQEVLRVFPDAVVTDDDGMYKVNYSKLQMYSMGAVAEQAREISKLKEENEQMKSFLCQKYTDAPFCN
- a CDS encoding outer membrane protein beta-barrel domain protein, with product MKIFTMISLLLLSQVTLAEEIENNNLVIIQKVDNRAQSFVIRKGMADQIYKGQRSLFSNKSTSVVAKAITVSRDFSQWELEDKNASVSFESGDIITVSYSIEKIWTEIPRMISDKEYQNILKTERKLLLKKYGKLYEGRFQILGGISQGLSESTTESENNDGARVGNNYKFKYTKAFNDFLRYEVGFRYDDDVLTLSSPDLEISSQRYMATVGLQTRFNDFWELDATPYASLSLGYGKTQSQLNESVKTGTASIVPSFTLGVDIPYSKRFSFLIEGTVESISATETFSDGVEQRTNITQALVSLGIEFN